The nucleotide sequence CCTCCGCCGAGCGGGAGCGGTCCGCGCTGATCAGCACGATCTCCAGCAGATCGGGGGAGTGCAGCGCGGCGAGCTGGGCCAGCACCGCGCGGGCCAGCCCCGCCAGCCGGGGGCGCGGACCGGCCAGGCCCAGCGCGCCCGCCTCGCGCAGCGCGGTCGTCACCGGCACCGCGAGCAGCGCCGAGCCGTCGGGCCCGGTCCGGTCGGCCGTGCCGAGCCGCACCGCCAGCGCCTCCGGGTGCCCCGGTCCCCGGTCCCACAGCCGGGGGCCCGGACCCAGCGCCGTCAGCAGCAGCGCGGCCGGGTCGGGCCAGGTCTCCGGGCGCCGGAACACCTCGGGCACGGCGACGGGGGGCGCCTCGGCGTACGGGGCCGGGTCGTCCTGGACGTCCTCGCCGCGTGTGCCGGTCAGCTTGCGCGCCCAGGCGCCGATACCGCCCCGGCGCCGGGCGGCGGGGATGTCGGTGCCCCGGACGGGGGTGCCCTTACGGGTGGGGGAGTCCAGTTCGTCGGGGTGCGGCTGGTCGGGCCGGTGACCGGCGTGGGTGTCGTGCTCCTCGTACCGGCCGGCGGAAGGGCCGGCGGGCCGGCTCTCGATGCGGGGCGCCCGGCCCTGCCCGGGTACCGCCGCCCGCTCGGTGCGCTCGGCGCCGACCCGTCCGGCCGTGCCGTACACGTGCCCGGTCGGGCCGTCCGGTGCCGTCGCGTCCGGGGCCGGGGCGGCGTCGGGGGTGTTCCAGGCGTCGGCGTCCGGGTCGTCCCCGAGAGGCACCCGGACACAGCCCTCCCCGTCCGCGACCGTGCGCACGCGGGCGGCGGGTCCCCCCGACGGGGTGACCCTGAGCGCGGATTCACCGAGGCGGAGCAGGCCGCCCGCCGGGAAGCGCAGCGGGCGGTCGGTGACGCGGGCGCCGTCCAGCGTGGTGCCGTTGGTGGAGTCGAGGTCGGTCACCGTGACCCGGCCCTCGGCGGTGACCGTGACCGCGCAGTGCAGCCGGGACACGTCCGGGTCGTCCAGGGGTACGTCGGCGTCGGCGGAGCGGCCGACCGTTATCCGGCCGCCGTGCAGCAGATGGACCCCGCCCGCGTCCGGGCCCGCGACCACGTGGAGCTGGGTCGGGGCGTCGTCCAGCTCGGGATGCGGCTCGGGGGCCGCCGGGGCGCCCAGGGACAGCACCGCGCCGTCGACCAGCGGGGGCTCACCGAGGGTGTGGCGGCGCGGGTCGAGGCGGTCCGCGCCCGCGTACAGCACCACCTGGGCGCCGCCGCTCTCCCGGCCCGCCCCGCTCTCGCCGGTGACCGCCGAGGCCAGCGCGGGCGCCACCGACGCCAGCTCGGTGCCCGTGGGCGCCGTGACCAGCACGTCGCGCGTCGCGGCGCCACCCCGCCTCGGGGACGCGCCCTGCGGATCTACGACGGTCAGCCGGATCTGCATCGCCGTCAGCGGTCCCTTCTGCCCGGCCGCGGAGGTCCCCCACTCCGCACGGGCACGTAGGCCAGTACTGCACGCATCCTCGCACCTGTCGCGGCCCTCCCGCCCGCGTCCCGGTACGAAGTGATCTTGATTGGTCAGCTCTGCCCCCAAAAGTGCCTGACCGGTGACGCGGCGGCGATCACTTGAGATCGGTCACGCACCTCGATGGGCAACCCGTGGACCGAGGTGAGCGTCTTTCCTCCGAACATGGACCGGAAGCCGCGCGTATCACTCAGGGGGCGGCTCCGGGACAGGCCACTACAGTGGTCGGAACGCCGGAACACCGGCAGCAATCAGCGAGCAAGCAGCAGGGAGCGCGTGACGTGCGGCCAGTCGGCAGCAAGTACCTGCTCGAGGAGCCGCTCGGACGCGGCGCCACGGGCACCGTCTGGCGCGCCCGCCAGCGGGAGACGGCGGGCGCCGAGGCGGCCGTGGCCGGGCAGCCCGGCGAGACCGTCGCCATCAAGGTCCTGAAAGAGGAGCTGGCGAGCGACCCGGACATCGTGATGCGCTTCCTGCGCGAGCGCTCCGTACTGCTCCGGCTCACCCACCCCAACATCGTCCGGGTCCGCGACCTGGTCGTCGAGGGCGATCTGCTGGCGCTCGTCATGGACCTCGTCGACGGCCCCGACTTGCACCGCTACCTGCGCGAGAACGGCACCTTCTCGCCCGTCGCCGCCGCCCTGCTCACCGCCCAGGTCGCCGACGCGCTCGCGGCCAGCCACGCCGACGGCGTCGTCCACCGCGACCTGAAGCCCGCCAACGTGCTGCTGCGCCAGTACGACGGCCAGATGTACCCGATGCTGACCGACTTCGGCATCGCCCGCCTGGCCGACTCGCCCGGCCTCACCCGCACCCACGAGTTCGTCGGCACCCCCGCCTACGTGGCCCCGGAGTCCGCCGAGGGCCGCCCGCAGACCTCCGCCGTCGACGTCTACGGCGCCGGCATCCTGCTGTACGAGCTGGTCACCGGGCGTCCGCCGTTCTCCGGCGCCACCGCCCTGGAGGTCCTGCACCAGCACCTGAGCGCCGAGCCGCGCCGCCCCTCCACGATCCCCGACCCGCTGTGGACGGTCATAGAGCGCTGCCTGCGCAAGAACCCCGACGAACGGCCCAGCGCCGAGAACCTCGCCCGCGCCCTGCGCGTGGTCGCCGAGGGCGTCGGGGTGCACGCCAACCCGGCGCAGATCGCCGCGGCCGAGGGCGTCGGCGCCCTCCTCGCACCCGACCCCGACCCGGCCCCCGTACCGGGCGTGCCCGGCGTGCCCGGCGCCTCCGACGCCACCCAGGTGCTGCCCCCGAACGCCGCCCAGGGGGCGTACGACCCCAACGCGGCCACCAGCTTCCTTCCGCACACCGCGGGCCCGCAGGGCGCCGCCGACCCGACCACCGTGCTCCCGAACACCGGCGCCGGCGACCCCACCTCGGTCCTGCCGCCGGTGCCCCAGGGCCGGCCCGGCCAGTACGACCCGCAGGACCCCTACGGGCAGAACCAGCAGCAGCCGGATCAGCCGCACCCCTGGCAGACCCAGTTGCGCGCCGCCCGCGACCGCAACGA is from Streptomyces seoulensis and encodes:
- a CDS encoding serine/threonine-protein kinase encodes the protein MRPVGSKYLLEEPLGRGATGTVWRARQRETAGAEAAVAGQPGETVAIKVLKEELASDPDIVMRFLRERSVLLRLTHPNIVRVRDLVVEGDLLALVMDLVDGPDLHRYLRENGTFSPVAAALLTAQVADALAASHADGVVHRDLKPANVLLRQYDGQMYPMLTDFGIARLADSPGLTRTHEFVGTPAYVAPESAEGRPQTSAVDVYGAGILLYELVTGRPPFSGATALEVLHQHLSAEPRRPSTIPDPLWTVIERCLRKNPDERPSAENLARALRVVAEGVGVHANPAQIAAAEGVGALLAPDPDPAPVPGVPGVPGASDATQVLPPNAAQGAYDPNAATSFLPHTAGPQGAADPTTVLPNTGAGDPTSVLPPVPQGRPGQYDPQDPYGQNQQQPDQPHPWQTQLRAARDRNEQTQVQYLDPDEDPLRRRPQRQAARPQHQPQQPRSQQPQQRPQPRRQTPQPQQYAPPPQPQRYAPPEPQRPAREPRPPRQRSANPMKIPGLGCLKGCLFTILILVVASWLIWELTPLHTWVGQGKGYWDQLSDWAGSVGDWFKNLDSSTGGGN